One Jeotgalicoccus saudimassiliensis DNA window includes the following coding sequences:
- the purB gene encoding adenylosuccinate lyase, with translation MIPRYSREEMTKIWTEENRFEAWLEVEILASEAWAELGVIPKDEVKNIRPNARIDVDRIKEIEAETRHDVVAFTRQISETLGEEKKWVHYGLTSTDVVDTAQSYILKQANEVIEKDLNNFIEILADKAREHKHTLMMGRTHGVHAEPTSFGIKMALWHQEMTRNLKRFKEVREEIEVGKMSGAVGTFANIPPEVEEYVCKHLGLTPAPVSTQTLQRDRHAHYIAVLALIATSVEKFAVEVRHLQKTETREVEEAFAKGQKGSSAMPHKRNPIGSENVTGIARVIRGYVSTAYENVPLWHERDISHSSAERIMLPDVTIALNYMLNRFGRIMKNLTVFPENMKANIDKTFGLVYSQQVMLTLIDKGLSREEAYDLVQPKAMESWETKVPLRELAGKDERIQEVLTAEELDECFNESHHLSRVDTIFKRAGLE, from the coding sequence ATGATACCTAGATATTCAAGAGAAGAAATGACGAAGATTTGGACAGAGGAAAACAGATTTGAAGCGTGGCTGGAAGTTGAAATTCTGGCATCTGAAGCATGGGCGGAACTCGGTGTAATTCCGAAGGACGAAGTTAAAAATATCCGTCCGAACGCGCGCATTGATGTAGACCGGATTAAAGAGATTGAAGCGGAAACACGTCACGATGTTGTGGCATTTACCCGTCAGATTTCAGAAACGCTCGGTGAAGAAAAGAAATGGGTTCACTACGGACTGACATCAACAGACGTGGTTGATACAGCACAGAGCTACATACTTAAACAGGCCAATGAAGTCATTGAAAAAGACCTGAATAACTTTATTGAAATTTTAGCTGATAAAGCGCGCGAACATAAACACACACTGATGATGGGGCGTACGCACGGTGTGCATGCCGAACCGACATCATTCGGTATTAAAATGGCGTTATGGCATCAGGAAATGACGCGTAACCTTAAGCGCTTTAAAGAAGTTCGTGAAGAAATTGAAGTCGGCAAGATGAGCGGTGCGGTTGGTACGTTTGCCAATATTCCTCCGGAAGTTGAAGAGTACGTGTGTAAACATCTTGGTCTGACACCTGCACCGGTGTCGACGCAGACGCTGCAGCGCGACCGTCATGCGCATTACATTGCCGTGCTTGCACTGATTGCAACATCTGTTGAGAAGTTTGCGGTTGAAGTGAGACACCTGCAGAAAACAGAAACGCGTGAAGTGGAAGAAGCATTTGCGAAAGGACAGAAAGGCTCAAGTGCAATGCCGCATAAACGCAACCCGATCGGCAGTGAGAACGTTACGGGTATTGCACGTGTCATCCGCGGCTACGTATCAACAGCGTATGAAAACGTGCCGTTATGGCATGAACGAGATATCTCTCATTCATCTGCAGAAAGAATTATGCTTCCGGACGTGACGATTGCACTGAACTATATGCTGAACCGTTTCGGCAGAATTATGAAGAATCTGACTGTCTTCCCTGAAAACATGAAGGCGAATATCGACAAGACTTTCGGTCTTGTGTACTCGCAGCAGGTAATGCTGACACTGATCGACAAAGGACTGTCCCGTGAAGAGGCGTATGACCTCGTTCAGCCGAAAGCGATGGAATCATGGGAAACGAAAGTGCCGCTCCGCGAACTTGCAGGGAAAGATGAACGCATTCAGGAAGTGCTGACGGCTGAAGAACTCGATGAGTGCTTTAACGAATCACACCATCTGAGCCGCGTGGATACTATATTTAAACGTGCAGGGCTTGAGTAG
- a CDS encoding DUF2179 domain-containing protein: MLQAISENPMLMILVIFVINIIYVTFLTMRTIMTLKGYRFVAAAFSILETFVYVIGLGLVLDNLDRPQNIVAYALGFGVGILVGTKIEEQLALGYTVVNVTTAKKDIDLPNDLRNLGYGVTHGHQYGRDGQRTVMQILTPRKYERKLIETIRELDDRAFIISHEPKNIHGGFWTKGLSRRKMSNYEPENVEEVLEEVYEAQEQGEVHGTEKAAEKKEI, from the coding sequence ATGCTTCAGGCTATTTCAGAGAATCCGATGCTGATGATATTAGTGATATTCGTAATTAATATTATCTACGTTACATTTTTAACGATGCGGACAATAATGACATTAAAAGGTTACCGGTTCGTTGCAGCAGCATTCAGTATTTTAGAAACTTTTGTTTACGTAATCGGGCTCGGGCTTGTGCTCGACAACCTTGACCGCCCGCAGAATATCGTCGCATACGCGCTCGGTTTCGGGGTCGGGATACTCGTAGGGACGAAAATTGAAGAACAGCTGGCGCTTGGGTACACTGTAGTCAACGTCACGACAGCGAAAAAAGATATCGATCTGCCGAATGACCTGCGTAACCTGGGTTATGGTGTGACGCACGGCCATCAGTACGGACGCGACGGCCAGCGTACGGTGATGCAGATTTTAACGCCGAGAAAATACGAGCGTAAACTGATTGAAACGATACGGGAGCTCGATGACCGGGCGTTTATCATATCGCACGAACCGAAAAATATTCACGGCGGTTTCTGGACGAAAGGTCTCAGCAGACGCAAGATGAGCAATTACGAGCCGGAAAACGTTGAAGAAGTGCTGGAGGAAGTTTACGAAGCACAGGAACAGGGTGAGGTTCATGGCACAGAAAAAGCAGCCGAAAAAAAAGAAATTTAA
- a CDS encoding geranylgeranylglyceryl/heptaprenylglyceryl phosphate synthase, translating to MTRHAKHIFKLDPAKEIDDSSLERIVKSGTDLILVSGTDNVTEENVSKLLRRIRQFDVSAALEISHPDAAVPGFNHYFIPTVINTDDVTFSHGMLVEALMEYHDFIDYDSVSLLPYIIMNQNCKAFKHAQCHAVEDEEFIAMIHMLDKLYKMDYIYIEYSGVFGDRDLVAEAYEAAEHANIVYGGGVVSEETARRMDSVSDVMVVGNIIYDDVEQALKTII from the coding sequence ATGACGCGACACGCAAAGCATATATTTAAACTTGATCCGGCAAAGGAAATCGACGACAGCTCACTCGAACGGATCGTAAAATCAGGCACGGATTTAATACTGGTCAGCGGCACGGATAATGTAACGGAGGAAAACGTTTCGAAACTGCTCAGACGCATTAGACAGTTCGATGTTTCTGCAGCGCTCGAAATTTCACACCCGGATGCAGCTGTACCGGGTTTTAATCATTATTTTATCCCGACGGTAATCAATACTGATGACGTGACATTTTCGCACGGCATGCTGGTTGAGGCACTGATGGAGTATCATGATTTTATCGATTACGACAGTGTGTCCCTTCTGCCTTATATTATAATGAATCAGAATTGCAAAGCGTTTAAACATGCGCAGTGTCATGCTGTGGAAGATGAGGAATTTATCGCGATGATTCACATGCTCGATAAATTGTACAAAATGGACTACATATATATTGAATACAGCGGTGTGTTCGGCGACCGCGACCTTGTTGCAGAGGCTTACGAGGCAGCGGAGCATGCAAATATCGTTTACGGCGGCGGTGTCGTATCTGAAGAAACCGCGCGCCGGATGGACAGCGTCAGCGATGTTATGGTTGTCGGCAATATTATTTACGATGATGTTGAACAGGCATTGAAAACTATCATTTAA
- a CDS encoding M15 family metallopeptidase — translation MKVSRFIAAAFAAAVLTACSSEAPEEIAAAGTTITYEPLTFSDLDVPVNIEVIDGITYADGVLIVNKEIPLPADYNPEMQPEVIEAYTQLFNDAEKQGLYFELVSGFRSYDYQAGLYNNYVARDGKEAADRYSAEPGHSEHQTGLAIDVGSYDSAVLLQTSFEYTPEFQWLKDVAHEYGFIIRYMKGKEHITGYMYEPWHLRYVGDKAPAIYESGLTLEEYFELD, via the coding sequence ATGAAGGTTTCAAGATTTATAGCTGCGGCATTTGCCGCAGCTGTTCTTACAGCATGCAGCAGTGAAGCCCCGGAGGAGATCGCAGCAGCCGGTACGACGATAACCTATGAACCGCTGACATTCAGCGATCTGGATGTACCGGTAAATATTGAGGTTATCGATGGCATTACATACGCAGACGGGGTACTGATTGTTAACAAGGAAATTCCGCTGCCGGCCGATTATAACCCGGAAATGCAGCCGGAAGTCATTGAAGCATATACACAGCTGTTTAATGATGCAGAAAAACAGGGGCTGTACTTTGAACTGGTGAGCGGCTTCAGAAGCTACGACTACCAGGCGGGACTGTATAACAACTATGTGGCAAGAGACGGCAAAGAGGCAGCTGACAGATACAGCGCCGAGCCGGGGCATTCGGAACACCAGACAGGACTGGCAATAGATGTCGGTTCATACGACAGTGCAGTGCTGCTCCAGACATCGTTTGAATACACACCCGAGTTTCAGTGGCTGAAAGACGTTGCCCATGAGTACGGATTTATAATCCGTTACATGAAAGGCAAAGAGCATATTACCGGTTATATGTATGAACCGTGGCACTTAAGATATGTCGGGGACAAAGCACCGGCGATATATGAGAGCGGCCTGACGCTTGAAGAATACTTTGAACTGGATTAA
- a CDS encoding NETI motif-containing protein, protein MAQKKQPKKKKFKVEPGESLSDVLAAMRSEGYQPVRRFEQPVFKEENGEITVSHQEIMFEGKLINEDEPK, encoded by the coding sequence ATGGCACAGAAAAAGCAGCCGAAAAAAAAGAAATTTAAAGTAGAACCGGGTGAATCGCTGTCAGATGTACTGGCAGCGATGCGTTCGGAAGGCTATCAGCCGGTAAGAAGATTTGAGCAGCCGGTGTTCAAAGAGGAGAACGGTGAAATTACTGTCTCCCATCAGGAGATTATGTTTGAAGGCAAATTAATAAATGAGGATGAGCCAAAATGA
- the nadE gene encoding ammonia-dependent NAD(+) synthetase — MDELQQQIIGKLHVKPEINPEEETRELIDFLKKYVGKYTFIKSFVLGISGGQDSTLLGKIAQLAVDELNEEGHDIKFYGVRLPYGEQRDEDDAKDAMDFISPSVETVINIKPAVDAGVQALSDSGYVLSDFVKGNEKARERMKVQYAIAAHTGGVVLGTDHAAEALTGFYTKYGDGAADLAPLTGLNKRQGREIMKYLGASAHLYEKIPTADLEDDKPLLSDEEALGVTYEHIDDFLEGKSVPDEAYDRIKTLYYQSQHKRDLPYNRYNLPV, encoded by the coding sequence ATGGATGAACTGCAGCAGCAGATTATCGGGAAACTGCACGTTAAACCGGAAATCAATCCGGAAGAGGAAACCCGTGAACTGATTGATTTTCTAAAAAAATACGTCGGGAAGTATACGTTTATAAAGAGTTTTGTGCTCGGCATTTCAGGCGGTCAGGACTCGACACTGCTTGGAAAAATTGCCCAGCTTGCGGTCGATGAACTGAACGAAGAGGGACATGATATTAAGTTTTACGGCGTCCGTCTGCCGTACGGTGAACAGCGCGATGAAGATGACGCGAAAGACGCAATGGACTTTATCAGCCCGAGCGTTGAAACGGTAATCAATATTAAACCTGCAGTCGATGCAGGTGTTCAGGCGCTTTCAGACAGCGGCTATGTACTGAGTGACTTTGTTAAAGGCAATGAAAAGGCGCGGGAGCGGATGAAAGTCCAGTATGCTATTGCTGCGCATACCGGAGGAGTTGTACTCGGTACAGATCATGCAGCAGAAGCGCTGACCGGCTTTTATACGAAGTACGGTGATGGTGCAGCGGACCTTGCACCGCTGACAGGATTAAACAAACGTCAGGGCCGTGAGATTATGAAATATCTCGGAGCGTCCGCTCATCTGTATGAAAAGATTCCGACAGCAGATCTCGAAGATGATAAACCGCTCTTAAGCGACGAAGAAGCACTTGGTGTGACTTATGAGCATATCGATGATTTCCTCGAAGGAAAGTCAGTGCCTGATGAAGCATATGACAGAATTAAAACATTATATTATCAGTCACAGCACAAACGCGATTTACCTTACAATCGTTATAATTTACCAGTTTAA
- a CDS encoding nicotinate phosphoribosyltransferase — MYQYQDDSFMLHTDLYQINMAKTYYEQGIHERQTIFDLYFRKMPFENGYAVFAGLTHIIDYLKNLHFSKSDIEYLSTLGYSDDFLNYLKTVRFTGTLRSMAEGETVFNNEPLVQVEATLAEAQLIETALLNIVNFQTLIATKASRIRQLVPDDSLMEFGTRRAHEFDAALWGARAAVIGGFDGTSNVRAAKLFGLTPSGTHAHAMVQAYGNDYDAFKAYAETHYDCVFLVDTFDTLKSGIPTAIKVANEYGDKINFKGIRIDSGDIAYLTKQARKMLDEAGYTDAQIIVSNDLDEVTILSLMSQGAKVNGWGIGTKLITAYDNPALGAVYKLAAIQDDKGVWQSRMKLSGNVEKTTTPGKKKVYRIINKETGMSEGDYITLHDETVTAEKPLLMFHPVHTMKRKLVKSFEPVELLQDIFIGGELIYESPTVNEMQENCRRSLDTIWEETKRFLNPQEYPVDLSTELWNVKNDLIEELSNKTLE; from the coding sequence ATGTACCAGTATCAGGATGACAGCTTCATGCTGCACACGGATTTATATCAGATCAACATGGCAAAAACTTACTATGAACAAGGTATACACGAGCGTCAGACAATTTTTGATTTATATTTCAGAAAAATGCCTTTTGAAAACGGCTATGCAGTTTTTGCGGGGTTAACGCATATTATTGATTATCTTAAAAATCTTCATTTTTCAAAGAGTGATATCGAATATTTAAGCACTCTCGGCTACAGCGATGACTTTTTAAATTACTTAAAAACAGTCCGGTTTACGGGTACGCTCCGTTCAATGGCTGAAGGGGAAACAGTATTTAACAACGAACCGCTTGTCCAGGTGGAAGCGACGCTTGCAGAGGCACAGCTGATTGAAACGGCATTATTAAACATCGTCAATTTCCAGACGCTGATTGCAACGAAAGCGAGCCGCATCAGACAGCTGGTTCCAGACGACAGCCTGATGGAATTCGGTACGCGCCGTGCGCACGAATTCGACGCGGCACTGTGGGGTGCACGTGCTGCTGTAATCGGCGGATTTGACGGTACGAGCAACGTCAGGGCGGCGAAATTGTTCGGCCTGACACCGAGCGGGACGCATGCACATGCAATGGTGCAGGCGTACGGCAACGACTACGATGCGTTTAAAGCATACGCTGAAACTCATTACGACTGTGTATTTTTAGTGGACACATTCGACACGCTGAAGTCGGGTATTCCAACGGCTATTAAAGTTGCAAATGAGTACGGCGATAAAATTAATTTCAAAGGAATCAGAATCGATTCCGGCGACATTGCCTATTTAACGAAACAGGCACGTAAAATGCTGGACGAGGCAGGCTATACAGATGCGCAGATTATCGTATCAAACGACCTTGACGAGGTGACTATTCTGTCACTGATGTCACAGGGGGCTAAGGTTAACGGCTGGGGAATCGGTACGAAGCTGATTACCGCTTATGACAATCCGGCGCTCGGTGCAGTATATAAACTCGCAGCGATTCAGGATGACAAAGGCGTGTGGCAGAGCCGCATGAAACTGTCAGGAAACGTCGAGAAAACGACTACTCCGGGCAAGAAGAAAGTTTACCGCATCATCAATAAGGAAACAGGGATGTCAGAAGGGGATTATATTACACTTCACGACGAAACAGTGACAGCGGAGAAGCCGCTGTTAATGTTCCATCCGGTGCACACGATGAAGCGCAAACTGGTTAAATCATTTGAGCCGGTTGAACTGCTGCAGGATATATTTATCGGCGGTGAACTGATTTACGAATCGCCGACGGTAAATGAAATGCAGGAAAACTGCCGCAGAAGTCTCGACACAATATGGGAAGAAACAAAGCGTTTCCTGAACCCGCAGGAGTATCCGGTGGATCTGTCGACTGAATTGTGGAATGTTAAAAATGATCTCATAGAAGAACTTTCAAATAAAACATTGGAGTGA
- the pcrA gene encoding DNA helicase PcrA — MDLSTMNKEQLQAIKTTEGPLLIMAGAGSGKTRVLTHRVAYLLDEKQVPSYNILAITFTNKAAKEMRERVDKLIAEDASKMWISTFHAMCVRILRRDISYLGYDTSFSILDPLDQQSVVRDILKTRNLDTKQHNPRSILAVISNYKNQLIKPEEAIAEAGGFQDELYSEIYKDYQEILYRNSSLDFDDLIMLTIELFQKEPNVLSYYQTRFQYVHVDEYQDTNHAQYQLVQMLAAKYRNICVVGDSDQSIYKFRGADIQNILNFEEDYPEATVIKLEENYRSTKTILDAANAVIGNNTERKPKNLRSNKGDGVKIDVQVSFSEREEGQRVVQKVQELSDKYSYGDMAILYRANAQSRAVEDAFVKSSIPYKMVGGTKFYSRMEIKDLMSYLKVIQNPFDDISFQRIINVPKRGIGAKTIDKLRAHAEQLNSSIYDAIRDADFLGIPAKTVGKLMSLLQVLDNLKEKSKYMTMTDLVDEVLADTGYHDMLSSDKTLEARSRLENLEEFKTVTKEFDNDNPVADDNLFNFLSDMALVSDQDGMDDTAGVTMMTMHASKGLEFPVIFVVGLEEGIFPSRRVQFDDGELEEERRLMYVALTRAMDHLILSRAESRMLYGKTESNMQSRFLSEIPEELLESAGSIAAGFSGGKSGVTPTTGSSFSRGPKKRSRIINTNKTGTDFNVGDKVSHKAFGDGIVSQVKGEGDNTELDIIFNSAGPKRLLANYAPLEKKD, encoded by the coding sequence ATGGATTTATCTACGATGAATAAAGAACAATTACAGGCGATTAAAACCACGGAAGGCCCGCTTTTAATTATGGCGGGGGCGGGAAGCGGAAAGACGCGCGTGCTGACGCACCGCGTCGCTTACCTGCTCGATGAAAAACAGGTGCCTTCCTACAACATACTGGCAATTACGTTTACGAACAAAGCCGCTAAAGAGATGCGCGAACGTGTCGATAAACTGATTGCGGAAGATGCATCGAAAATGTGGATTTCAACATTCCACGCAATGTGCGTGCGAATTTTAAGAAGAGATATCAGCTATCTCGGCTATGATACGAGCTTTTCAATACTGGACCCGCTCGATCAGCAGTCGGTTGTCAGGGATATTTTAAAGACACGCAATCTCGATACGAAACAGCACAACCCGAGAAGTATTCTCGCAGTAATATCAAATTATAAAAACCAGCTGATTAAACCGGAAGAGGCGATCGCAGAAGCCGGTGGTTTCCAGGATGAGCTGTACAGCGAAATTTATAAGGACTACCAGGAAATTCTTTACCGCAACAGTTCGCTGGATTTTGATGATTTAATCATGCTGACTATCGAACTGTTCCAAAAAGAACCGAACGTGCTGAGTTATTATCAGACACGTTTCCAGTATGTTCACGTGGATGAGTATCAGGATACGAACCACGCGCAGTATCAGCTGGTGCAGATGCTGGCTGCGAAATACCGCAACATCTGTGTTGTCGGTGACTCTGATCAGTCGATTTATAAGTTCCGCGGTGCGGACATTCAGAACATTTTAAACTTCGAAGAGGATTATCCGGAAGCGACGGTTATTAAGCTTGAGGAAAACTACCGTTCGACGAAGACAATACTGGATGCTGCGAATGCGGTAATCGGCAACAATACTGAACGTAAACCGAAAAACCTGCGCAGCAATAAAGGCGACGGTGTGAAAATCGATGTTCAGGTATCGTTCAGCGAACGTGAAGAAGGACAGCGCGTCGTGCAGAAGGTACAGGAACTGTCGGATAAATATTCATACGGCGATATGGCGATACTTTACCGTGCGAATGCGCAGTCACGTGCTGTCGAGGATGCATTCGTTAAATCGAGCATCCCGTATAAAATGGTCGGCGGTACGAAATTCTACAGCAGAATGGAAATTAAAGATCTGATGAGCTACTTAAAAGTAATTCAGAACCCGTTTGACGATATCAGTTTCCAGCGGATTATCAACGTGCCGAAGCGCGGCATCGGTGCAAAGACAATCGATAAGCTGCGTGCTCATGCAGAGCAGCTGAACTCGAGTATTTACGATGCCATCCGCGATGCAGACTTTTTAGGCATTCCGGCGAAAACAGTCGGTAAACTGATGTCGCTTCTACAGGTACTCGATAACTTAAAAGAAAAATCGAAGTATATGACAATGACGGACCTCGTTGATGAAGTGCTTGCGGATACCGGCTATCACGATATGCTCAGTTCTGATAAAACACTCGAAGCGAGAAGCCGTCTTGAAAACCTTGAAGAGTTCAAAACGGTAACGAAAGAGTTCGATAACGACAATCCTGTGGCAGACGATAATCTGTTTAACTTCCTGAGCGATATGGCACTGGTGTCGGATCAGGACGGCATGGATGATACGGCAGGAGTTACGATGATGACGATGCATGCATCGAAAGGTCTGGAGTTCCCGGTAATTTTCGTCGTTGGTCTTGAAGAAGGTATTTTTCCGTCGCGCCGTGTGCAGTTTGACGACGGGGAGCTGGAAGAGGAAAGACGTCTGATGTACGTGGCACTGACACGTGCAATGGACCACCTGATTTTATCGCGTGCGGAATCGCGTATGCTTTACGGTAAAACCGAATCGAATATGCAGAGCCGCTTCCTGAGCGAAATTCCGGAGGAGCTGCTTGAATCTGCGGGTTCAATCGCAGCCGGTTTTTCAGGCGGGAAGAGCGGTGTAACGCCGACAACAGGTTCATCGTTCTCACGCGGGCCGAAGAAGCGCTCTCGTATTATCAATACTAATAAAACAGGAACTGATTTTAACGTCGGCGATAAAGTGTCCCACAAAGCATTCGGGGATGGAATCGTTTCACAGGTTAAAGGTGAAGGCGACAATACGGAATTGGATATTATTTTTAACTCTGCAGGGCCGAAAAGGCTTCTTGCAAACTATGCGCCGCTTGAAAAAAAGGACTGA